The Chrysemys picta bellii isolate R12L10 chromosome 12, ASM1138683v2, whole genome shotgun sequence genome has a segment encoding these proteins:
- the GPRC5C gene encoding G-protein coupled receptor family C group 5 member C: protein MAAPWFLPMSVWLPLSLLPVCQAQETPPSGCGTDLASLYYNLCDLSAAWGIVLEAVASFGAVTSFVLAIILVASLPFAQDPRKKSLVGTQAFFLLGTFGLFGLTFDFIVKRDFSTCASRRFLFGVLFGICFSCLVAHALTLNFLARRNHGLQGWVTFGVALLLALVEVIINAEWLLITLVRSNGPSQDPCTVANEDFVMALIFVMFLLLAAFATAWPALCGRYKHWRKHVVFILLTTSLSMTIWVVWIIMYLYGNQQRGGLAWDDPTLAIALVANACVFVFFYIIPEVSQVTRPGPEQAYEDNMYPTRGVGYETILKEQKSQSMFVENKAFSMDEPASGKKPVSPYSGYNGQLVTSVFQPTEMALMHKGPSEGNYNVILPRASASSQVTSSANSTLRAEDAYAAQSWHAAAQKDGKGVQAPSPYSKSRW from the exons ATGGCTGCACCCTGGTTCCTGCCGATGTCCGTGTGGCTCCCGCTGAGCCTCCTCCCTGTGTGCCAAGCTCAGGAGACCCCTCCGTCCGGGTGCGGCACGGATCTGGCCTCGCTGTACTACAACCTCTGCGACCTGTCGGCGGCCTGGGGCATCGTGCTGGAGGCGGTGGCCAGCTTCGGGGCGGTGACCAGCTTCGTGCTCGCCATCATCCTGGTGGCCAGCCTGCCCTTCGCCCAGGACCCCAGGAAAAAGAGCCTGGTGGGGACTCAGGCGTTCTTCCTCCTGGGCACGTTCGGCCTCTTCGGCCTGACCTTCGACTTCATCGTCAAGCGAGACTTCTCCACCTGCGCCTCACGGCGCTTCCTCTTCGGGGTCCTCTTCGGGATCTGCTTCTCCTGCCTGGTGGCCCATGCCCTCACCCTTAACTTCCTGGCCAGGAGAAAccatgggctgcagggctgggtgACCTTCGGCGTGGCCCTTCTGCTGGCCCTGGTGGAGGTGATCATCAACGCCGAGTGGCTGCTTATCACCCTGGTGAGGAGCAACggcccctcccaggacccctgcacCGTGGCCAACGAGGACTTCGTCATGGCGCTCATCTTCGTCATGTTCCTCCTGTTGGCCGCCTTCGCCACTGCCTGGCCAGCCCTGTGCGGCCGCTACAAGCACTGGAGGAAGCACGTCGTCTTCATCCTCCTCACCACCTCCCTGTCTATGACCATCTGGGTGGTCTGGATCATCATGTACCTCTACGGGAACCAGCAGAGGGGAGGCCTGGCCTGGGACGACCCCACACTGGCCATTGCTCTGGTGGCCAATGCTTGCGTCTTCGTCTTCTTCTACATCATCCCTGAGGTCTCCCAGGTGACGCGGCCGGGCCCAGAGCAGGCCTACGAGGACAACATGTACCCGACCAGGGGCGTGGGCTATGAGACCATCTTGAAGGAGCAGAAGTCCCAGAGCATGTTTGTGGAGAACAAGGCCTTCTCCATGGATGAACCCGCCTCAG GCAAGAAACCGGTGTCACCTTATAGTGGGTACAACGGGCAGCTGGTGACGAGCGTGTTCCAGCCCACGGAGATGGCTCTGATGCACAAAGGGCCC TCCGAAGGCAACTACAACGTCATTCTCCCCCGGGCCAGCGCCAGCAGCCAGGTGACCAGCAGTGCCAACTCCACCCTGCGCGCAGAGGATGCCTACGCGGCACAGAGCTGGCACGCAGCAGCCCAGAAGGATGGCAAGGGCGTCCAG